The Vibrio kanaloae genome has a window encoding:
- a CDS encoding phosphoadenylyl-sulfate reductase: MHNSVASKMKLAELLALTKTEQILRLGQINAELEQLTALERVKWALANLEGTHVVSSSFGIQAALMLHLVTQAKPDIPVILTDTGYLFPETYRFIDELSKNLTLNLQVFRAQQSPNWQEAQYGKLWDQGIEGIEKYNKLNKVEPMRRALDELEAGTWFSGLRREQSQSRANLPILSIQNGVFKFLPVIDWTNKDVHYYLEQNGLSYHPLREQGYLSVGDTHTTKKWEPGMTEEETRFNGLKRECGLHEDDGEQYGSGI, translated from the coding sequence ATGCATAATTCTGTCGCTTCAAAAATGAAGTTAGCAGAGCTGCTCGCATTGACTAAGACGGAGCAGATACTTCGTCTTGGACAAATAAATGCTGAGTTAGAACAGCTAACCGCCTTAGAAAGAGTTAAGTGGGCTCTAGCAAATTTAGAAGGGACACATGTGGTGTCTTCTAGTTTCGGAATCCAAGCTGCGTTGATGCTGCACTTAGTCACTCAAGCAAAGCCAGATATTCCGGTTATTCTGACGGACACTGGCTATCTATTTCCTGAAACGTATCGCTTTATAGATGAGTTAAGCAAGAATTTGACACTAAACCTTCAAGTCTTTCGCGCACAACAGAGCCCTAATTGGCAAGAAGCGCAATATGGCAAACTTTGGGATCAAGGTATAGAAGGGATAGAGAAGTACAACAAACTTAATAAAGTTGAACCGATGAGGCGGGCGTTAGATGAGCTTGAGGCGGGGACTTGGTTTTCAGGGTTAAGAAGAGAGCAATCTCAATCGCGCGCAAACTTGCCAATCTTATCTATCCAAAATGGTGTGTTTAAATTCTTGCCAGTCATTGATTGGACAAATAAAGATGTTCACTATTACCTAGAACAAAATGGTCTCAGCTATCACCCGCTTCGAGAGCAGGGGTACCTTTCTGTTGGAGATACACATACGACTAAGAAATGGGAGCCGGGTATGACTGAAGAGGAAACCCGTTTTAATGGTC
- the cysI gene encoding assimilatory sulfite reductase (NADPH) hemoprotein subunit, with protein sequence MSKQVIEQEVLGQVLGPLADNERLKRESNNLRGTIEQDLQDRITGGFTADNFQLIRFHGMYQQDDRDIRNERTKQKLEPLHNVMLRARMPGGIITPKQWLAIDKFADESTSYGSIRLTTRQTFQFHGVLKPNIKLMHQTLNSIGIDSIATAGDVNRNVLCTTNPVESELHQEAYEWAKKISEHLLPKTRAYAEIWLDGEKLETTDEEPILGSNYLPRKFKTTVVIPPQNDVDVHANDLNFVAIAEDGKLVGFNVLVGGGLAMTHGDTSTYARKADDFGFVALDKTLDVAAAVVTTQRDWGNRSNRKNAKTKYTLDRVGIDVFKAEVEKRAGVEFSESRPYEFTGRGDRIGWAEGIDGKHHLALFIENGRLLDFPGKALKTGVAEIAKIHKGDFRMTANQNLIIAGVATNQKAKIEKLARQYGLMDDAVSEQRKNSMACVAFPTCPLAMAEAERFLPEFVTDVEDILKKHGLPEEDNIILRVTGCPNGCGRAMLAELGLVGKAPGRYNMHLGGNKAGTRIPKMYKENITSAQILEEIDALVGRWATERKDNEGFGDFTIRTGIIEEVIISKRDLHA encoded by the coding sequence ATGAGCAAGCAAGTAATAGAGCAAGAAGTGCTAGGTCAAGTACTTGGTCCTTTGGCTGACAATGAACGTCTGAAGCGTGAAAGTAATAATCTTCGCGGTACGATTGAACAAGATCTTCAAGACCGCATAACAGGTGGCTTTACTGCTGATAACTTTCAGTTGATTCGTTTCCACGGTATGTATCAACAAGACGACCGTGATATTCGTAACGAACGTACCAAGCAAAAGCTCGAACCGTTACATAACGTAATGCTTCGTGCTCGTATGCCTGGTGGCATCATTACCCCTAAGCAGTGGTTGGCGATTGATAAGTTCGCAGACGAAAGTACCTCTTACGGTTCAATTCGTCTAACAACTCGTCAAACGTTTCAGTTCCACGGTGTCTTGAAGCCGAACATTAAGTTGATGCACCAAACGCTAAACAGCATTGGTATTGATTCAATCGCTACCGCGGGTGATGTAAACCGAAATGTTCTGTGTACCACAAACCCTGTTGAATCTGAGTTGCACCAAGAAGCGTATGAATGGGCGAAAAAGATCAGTGAACATCTATTACCGAAGACTCGTGCTTATGCAGAAATATGGTTAGATGGTGAAAAACTAGAAACAACGGATGAAGAACCTATCCTAGGTAGTAACTACCTACCGCGTAAGTTCAAGACGACTGTTGTCATTCCTCCACAGAATGACGTAGATGTTCATGCTAACGATCTTAACTTTGTTGCTATTGCTGAAGACGGAAAGCTGGTGGGCTTTAACGTGTTAGTCGGTGGCGGCCTTGCTATGACACACGGCGATACCTCGACTTATGCACGTAAAGCTGACGATTTTGGTTTTGTGGCATTAGATAAAACGTTAGACGTAGCAGCGGCGGTGGTAACGACTCAGCGTGACTGGGGTAACCGTTCAAACCGTAAGAATGCCAAAACCAAATACACACTAGACCGTGTTGGTATTGATGTATTCAAAGCGGAAGTAGAAAAGCGTGCCGGCGTTGAGTTTTCTGAAAGCCGTCCTTATGAGTTTACTGGCCGTGGCGACCGTATCGGTTGGGCCGAAGGCATTGATGGTAAGCACCACTTAGCGTTATTCATCGAAAATGGTCGTTTACTTGATTTCCCTGGGAAAGCTCTGAAAACAGGTGTTGCTGAAATTGCGAAGATTCACAAAGGTGACTTCCGCATGACAGCGAATCAAAACTTGATTATTGCGGGTGTAGCGACTAACCAAAAAGCCAAGATTGAAAAACTGGCGCGTCAATATGGCTTGATGGATGATGCTGTTTCTGAGCAACGTAAAAACTCTATGGCGTGTGTGGCTTTCCCTACGTGTCCTTTAGCAATGGCGGAAGCTGAGCGCTTTCTTCCAGAGTTCGTGACAGATGTTGAAGATATTCTGAAGAAACATGGATTACCAGAAGAAGATAACATCATTCTTCGTGTCACTGGTTGTCCAAACGGCTGTGGTCGCGCGATGTTGGCTGAACTTGGTTTAGTGGGTAAAGCACCAGGTCGCTACAATATGCACTTAGGCGGCAACAAAGCCGGTACTCGTATTCCTAAGATGTATAAAGAGAACATCACATCAGCTCAGATCTTAGAAGAGATTGATGCGCTGGTGGGACGTTGGGCTACTGAACGTAAAGACAATGAAGGGTTCGGCGATTTTACAATCCGAACTGGTATCATCGAAGAGGTGATCATTTCAAAGAGGGATTTACATGCATAA
- a CDS encoding assimilatory sulfite reductase (NADPH) flavoprotein subunit yields the protein MSLNKKESSQNNNAQSGANELPGLAAPLNDQQLGHLQQTVSELSSQQLAWVSGYLWGVSQAQPVGAAAPIAQAAAAVAAKPAGKLSVIFASQTGNAKGVAESLEAEAKALGIAVELFDASDYKGKNLAKETHVIFVASTNGEGEAPDNAIELHEFLQSKKAPKLSNLQYGVIGLGDSSYEFFCQTGKDFDNFLAKLGAKSFVDRLDCDVDYEESATEWRAKALEQVKETLSTGTEADVVQLPVGQVAAGHSQYTKQNPYTATLLTSQKITGRDSGKDVRHIEIDLDESGITYLPGDALGVWYENSSELANQILSKVGLSGIESVDVDGENLSVHSALVSKFEITTSNPQLVTQFAELSGSKKLIKLVEDKDKLREYSGNTQIVDVLAEKRTNLSANELIGLLRKLTPRLYSIASSQAEVDEEVHLTVGLVEYQKGEESRLGGASSFLAQRLEEGGEVKVFVENNNNFKLPQDDSTPIIMVGPGTGIAPFRSFLQERENNDAEGKSWLFFGDRTFTQDFLYQVEWQKYLKSGALTKLDVAFSRDQKEKVYVQDRLIEQAEQVWQWLQEGAYLYVCGDATRMAKDVHEALVTIAEKHGNQSREQAEQYINDLRKAKRYQRDVY from the coding sequence ATGTCTTTAAATAAGAAAGAGTCTTCACAAAATAATAATGCACAGTCTGGGGCTAATGAGCTACCTGGGCTAGCTGCACCACTTAATGACCAACAATTGGGTCATCTTCAGCAAACTGTTTCTGAACTGTCTTCACAGCAACTGGCATGGGTCAGTGGCTATCTTTGGGGGGTGAGCCAAGCACAGCCTGTGGGCGCCGCTGCACCTATTGCTCAAGCAGCCGCAGCTGTGGCCGCAAAACCTGCGGGTAAGTTAAGTGTTATCTTTGCTTCTCAAACGGGTAATGCGAAAGGTGTTGCTGAATCGCTTGAGGCTGAAGCGAAAGCGTTAGGTATTGCTGTCGAGCTTTTCGATGCCAGTGACTATAAAGGTAAAAACCTAGCCAAAGAGACACACGTGATTTTTGTGGCTTCCACTAATGGTGAAGGTGAAGCCCCTGATAACGCGATTGAGTTGCATGAATTCCTTCAATCGAAGAAAGCACCCAAATTATCGAATCTACAATACGGTGTGATTGGTTTAGGTGATTCAAGCTATGAGTTCTTCTGCCAAACCGGGAAAGATTTCGATAACTTCCTCGCTAAGCTTGGTGCTAAATCATTTGTTGACCGTCTTGATTGTGATGTTGATTACGAAGAGTCAGCAACGGAATGGCGAGCTAAAGCATTAGAGCAAGTAAAAGAGACATTATCGACAGGCACAGAAGCCGATGTCGTTCAATTACCAGTTGGTCAAGTAGCCGCGGGTCATTCGCAATACACCAAACAAAACCCATACACAGCGACATTACTGACGAGTCAAAAGATCACGGGTCGCGACTCGGGTAAAGATGTTCGTCATATCGAGATTGATCTTGATGAGTCAGGTATCACTTACCTGCCGGGTGATGCACTGGGAGTGTGGTACGAAAACAGTTCAGAGCTTGCGAATCAGATCCTTTCTAAGGTTGGGTTGTCGGGTATCGAAAGTGTTGATGTCGATGGTGAAAACTTATCTGTCCATAGCGCACTCGTCAGTAAATTCGAGATTACGACGTCAAACCCTCAACTTGTGACTCAGTTTGCTGAGCTGTCGGGTAGTAAGAAGTTAATCAAGCTGGTGGAAGATAAAGATAAGCTTCGCGAATACTCTGGTAACACTCAAATTGTCGATGTATTAGCAGAAAAAAGAACCAATCTATCAGCTAATGAGTTGATCGGCCTTTTACGTAAGTTAACGCCACGTCTCTATTCTATTGCATCAAGCCAAGCAGAAGTGGATGAAGAAGTTCACTTGACGGTTGGTCTGGTTGAATACCAAAAAGGTGAAGAGTCTCGTCTGGGGGGCGCCTCTAGTTTCCTAGCTCAGCGCTTGGAAGAAGGCGGTGAAGTGAAGGTGTTTGTTGAGAACAACAATAACTTTAAGCTGCCACAAGACGACAGCACACCTATTATCATGGTCGGCCCGGGTACTGGTATCGCGCCATTCCGCAGTTTCCTTCAAGAGCGTGAAAACAATGATGCTGAAGGCAAAAGCTGGTTGTTCTTCGGTGACCGTACTTTTACTCAAGATTTCTTATACCAAGTTGAATGGCAGAAGTACCTTAAATCTGGTGCGTTAACCAAATTGGATGTTGCTTTTAGCCGTGACCAAAAAGAAAAGGTTTACGTTCAAGACCGTTTAATCGAACAAGCAGAGCAGGTTTGGCAATGGCTTCAAGAGGGCGCATACCTTTATGTTTGTGGTGATGCGACCCGAATGGCGAAAGATGTTCATGAAGCACTAGTCACGATTGCTGAAAAACATGGCAACCAGAGCCGAGAACAAGCTGAACAATATATTAATGACTTACGTAAAGCGAAACGTTACCAAAGGGATGTGTACTAA
- a CDS encoding TIGR04219 family outer membrane beta-barrel protein, with the protein MNKMPLIALVGMLPLSSAVLAEEGFSYTAKVGADMWWGSTKLNEVRQNDDVHSPSLYFAFEHNAPMLPNASVRYTSVDADLLAFDKYDYTFYYTLLDHKLMNFDAGVTFTQYSNSNYIEPKTGGAQTSFDELTWSFYGNAEINVPDTNFDIIGTMEFGDSSGIKSTDLMAGGQYRISVAETEIALRGGYRVIDLDSDEFFSSQLGKSFVMVDGWFAGAEVRF; encoded by the coding sequence ATGAATAAAATGCCATTAATTGCTTTAGTGGGAATGCTACCTTTAAGTTCGGCAGTACTCGCTGAAGAAGGGTTTTCTTACACGGCTAAAGTCGGTGCCGATATGTGGTGGGGAAGTACCAAGCTAAACGAAGTTAGACAAAATGATGATGTTCATTCTCCTTCGTTATATTTCGCATTTGAGCACAATGCCCCAATGCTACCAAACGCGAGTGTCCGCTATACTTCTGTCGATGCGGATTTATTGGCCTTCGATAAGTACGACTATACCTTTTACTACACATTGTTAGATCACAAACTGATGAACTTTGATGCAGGTGTGACGTTTACTCAGTATTCAAACTCGAATTACATCGAACCGAAAACCGGTGGTGCTCAAACAAGCTTTGATGAGTTGACTTGGAGTTTCTACGGTAACGCAGAGATCAACGTTCCTGACACCAACTTCGATATCATTGGTACGATGGAGTTCGGTGATAGCAGTGGCATCAAGAGTACTGATTTGATGGCTGGCGGTCAGTACCGAATCTCAGTGGCAGAAACTGAGATAGCACTGCGTGGTGGTTACCGTGTTATCGATTTAGACTCGGATGAGTTCTTTAGCTCTCAACTAGGCAAGAGCTTTGTCATGGTCGATGGTTGGTTCGCTGGTGCAGAAGTACGCTTCTAG
- the pspG gene encoding envelope stress response protein PspG, translating to MFELIFVLIFVATLLVTGITFMTVLAATGVALLVMLVLGMIGVVFKLLPWLIVIAIGVWFFKNFVHSSSQRRY from the coding sequence ATGTTTGAATTAATCTTTGTTCTTATTTTTGTCGCAACATTACTCGTTACTGGTATTACGTTTATGACGGTCTTAGCGGCAACGGGGGTTGCATTACTCGTTATGTTGGTACTCGGTATGATAGGTGTCGTGTTTAAACTCTTGCCTTGGTTGATTGTGATTGCAATCGGTGTGTGGTTTTTCAAAAACTTTGTACACAGTTCTAGTCAAAGGCGTTACTAA
- the dusA gene encoding tRNA dihydrouridine(20/20a) synthase DusA, which produces MTHSCKLSVAPMLDWTDRHCRYFHRLLSQQTLLYTEMVTTGAILHGKGDFLEYNEQEHPLALQLGGSNPVDLAACAKLAGDRGYDEVNLNVGCPSDRVQNGRFGACLMAEPELVADCVSAMKEVTDIPITVKTRIGIDDQDSYEFLAKFVSTVSEKGGCEQFTIHARKAWLSGLSPKENREIPPLDYDRAYQIKKDFSDLVIAVNGGITTLEQTKEHLQHLDGVMIGREAYHSPFILAEVDQQIFGLDTPIKKRSQVVEEMYPYIERELSYGASLGHISRHMLGLFQSMPGARQWRRYISENAHKKGAGIEVMQTALAKIPKELNV; this is translated from the coding sequence ATGACACACTCATGTAAGTTGTCTGTCGCTCCAATGCTCGATTGGACCGACCGCCACTGCCGTTATTTTCACCGTTTGCTTTCTCAGCAGACTCTTTTGTACACGGAAATGGTAACAACGGGCGCGATCTTACATGGTAAGGGCGACTTTCTAGAATATAACGAGCAAGAACATCCCCTTGCACTTCAACTGGGTGGTTCAAACCCGGTTGATTTAGCGGCTTGTGCCAAGCTTGCTGGTGATCGCGGCTATGATGAGGTTAATCTCAACGTAGGTTGTCCTTCAGACCGAGTTCAAAATGGCCGCTTTGGTGCTTGCTTGATGGCTGAGCCAGAGCTGGTGGCAGATTGTGTGTCGGCGATGAAAGAAGTCACTGATATTCCAATCACGGTGAAAACGCGTATTGGTATCGATGACCAAGACTCTTATGAGTTTCTCGCTAAGTTTGTGTCGACCGTTTCTGAAAAAGGCGGCTGTGAGCAATTTACTATCCATGCACGTAAAGCGTGGTTGAGTGGTCTTAGCCCGAAAGAAAACCGTGAGATCCCACCTCTAGATTACGATCGTGCATACCAAATTAAGAAAGATTTCTCGGATCTAGTGATTGCTGTGAATGGTGGTATTACGACTCTTGAGCAAACGAAAGAGCACTTGCAGCACCTTGATGGTGTGATGATTGGCCGTGAGGCATACCATAGTCCGTTTATCTTGGCCGAAGTAGACCAACAGATCTTTGGTTTAGATACGCCAATTAAAAAGCGCTCACAAGTGGTTGAAGAGATGTATCCGTACATCGAGCGTGAACTTTCATACGGCGCAAGTCTAGGGCACATTTCTCGTCATATGCTTGGTTTGTTCCAAAGCATGCCGGGTGCAAGACAATGGCGTCGCTACATCAGTGAAAACGCACATAAGAAAGGTGCAGGTATCGAAGTGATGCAGACAGCATTGGCTAAGATCCCTAAAGAGCTAAACGTATAA
- the zur gene encoding zinc uptake transcriptional repressor Zur, which produces MVKNLDHTLIEQVEGLCASRGVRLTPQRKRVFELILSNKKASSAYELLEQLKVSEPQAKPPTVYRALDFLLEQGFIHRVESTNSFICCCSCNANKHFSQLLICDKCGTVIELQDDALINQLANNAEKHGFQLTNHVIESHGICQTCSSDMKQ; this is translated from the coding sequence ATGGTGAAAAATTTGGACCACACATTAATAGAGCAAGTTGAAGGGCTATGCGCATCTCGAGGGGTTAGATTAACTCCGCAAAGAAAGCGAGTGTTTGAGCTCATCCTCTCTAATAAAAAAGCCTCCAGTGCATACGAATTGTTAGAGCAATTAAAGGTGAGCGAACCACAAGCCAAACCGCCCACAGTTTACCGCGCTTTAGATTTTTTGTTGGAACAAGGTTTCATTCACCGAGTTGAGTCTACCAATAGCTTTATATGTTGTTGCTCTTGTAATGCCAACAAGCATTTCTCACAGCTATTAATCTGCGACAAATGTGGCACTGTGATTGAGCTACAAGACGATGCTCTTATCAATCAACTCGCTAATAACGCTGAGAAGCATGGCTTTCAATTAACGAATCACGTTATTGAATCTCATGGCATTTGCCAAACTTGCTCCTCTGATATGAAACAATAA
- a CDS encoding chemotaxis protein CheX has translation MRAEFVNPFLASLMNVLKTMASLELKPQKPRVKKDEIARGDVSGLIGMVGPQSRGSMSITFDEGLALEIMENMLGERPNGLNEEVTDMVGEITNMVTGGAKRILAESGFDFDMATPIVVAGKGHTIRHKCEGAIIIMPFTSQWGNAFIEICFE, from the coding sequence ATGCGCGCTGAATTTGTAAACCCGTTTTTAGCTTCTCTAATGAATGTACTAAAAACGATGGCTTCTCTAGAATTGAAACCACAAAAGCCAAGAGTTAAAAAAGATGAAATCGCTCGTGGTGATGTCTCTGGTTTAATCGGTATGGTTGGCCCACAATCTCGAGGCTCAATGTCGATCACCTTTGATGAAGGCCTTGCCCTAGAAATCATGGAAAACATGTTGGGTGAACGACCAAACGGCCTAAATGAAGAAGTAACCGATATGGTCGGTGAAATCACTAACATGGTGACTGGCGGCGCAAAACGAATTCTTGCAGAAAGCGGCTTCGACTTCGACATGGCAACGCCAATCGTGGTTGCAGGTAAAGGTCATACTATTCGTCACAAATGTGAAGGCGCAATCATCATCATGCCTTTCACGTCTCAATGGGGTAATGCCTTCATCGAGATCTGTTTCGAATAG
- the pgi gene encoding glucose-6-phosphate isomerase, producing the protein MLKNINPTQTQAWKALTAHFESAQDMDMKELFAQDAKRFENFSTRFGSDILVDYSKNLIDAETMQHLFALANETEVKSAIEAMFGGDAINKTEGRSVLHTALRNRSDKPVMVDGKDVMPAVNAVLAKMELFTHRIVSGEWKGYTGKEITDVVNIGIGGSDLGPYMVTEALTPYKTRLNMHFVSNVDGTHIVETLKPLNPETTLFLVASKTFTTQETMTNAHSARDWFLAEAGDNAHVAKHFAALSTNATAVAEFGIDTDNMFEFWDWVGGRYSLWSAIGLSISLSVGFDNFVELLEGAHEMDNHFASTEFESNIPVILALIGIWYNNFHGAESEAILPYDQYMHRFAAYFQQGNMESNGKFVDREGNPVEYQTGPIIWGEPGTNGQHAFYQLIHQGTKLIPSDFIAPAISHNPASDHHQKLMSNFFAQTEALAFGKTKETVEAEFLAAGKTAEEVAELVPFKVFEGNRPTNSILVKQINPRSLGNLIAMYEHKIFVQGVIWNIFSFDQWGVELGKQLANQILPELADDAQVTSHDSSTNGLINAFKALKA; encoded by the coding sequence ATGTTGAAAAATATCAACCCAACGCAAACACAAGCGTGGAAAGCGCTAACGGCACATTTTGAGTCAGCTCAAGATATGGATATGAAAGAGCTGTTTGCTCAAGATGCAAAGCGTTTCGAGAACTTTTCTACTCGTTTCGGTTCTGACATCTTAGTGGACTACTCTAAGAACCTAATCGATGCTGAGACTATGCAGCACCTATTTGCTCTTGCAAACGAGACTGAAGTAAAGTCTGCAATTGAAGCGATGTTTGGCGGTGATGCAATCAACAAGACTGAAGGTCGTTCAGTACTTCACACTGCTCTACGTAACCGCAGTGATAAGCCAGTAATGGTTGATGGCAAAGACGTAATGCCAGCAGTGAACGCAGTACTAGCAAAAATGGAGCTGTTCACACACCGCATCGTTTCTGGTGAGTGGAAAGGTTACACAGGTAAAGAAATCACGGATGTAGTCAACATCGGTATCGGCGGTTCGGACCTTGGCCCGTACATGGTGACTGAAGCGCTAACGCCATACAAAACTCGTCTTAACATGCACTTTGTTTCTAACGTAGATGGCACTCACATTGTTGAGACGCTTAAGCCTCTAAACCCAGAAACAACGCTATTCCTAGTGGCATCTAAAACATTCACCACTCAAGAAACCATGACGAACGCGCACTCTGCACGTGATTGGTTCTTGGCTGAAGCGGGTGACAACGCACACGTTGCTAAACACTTCGCAGCACTATCAACAAACGCAACAGCGGTCGCTGAGTTTGGTATTGATACTGACAACATGTTCGAATTCTGGGACTGGGTTGGTGGTCGTTACTCACTATGGTCTGCAATCGGTCTTTCTATCTCACTGTCTGTTGGCTTCGATAACTTCGTTGAGCTACTAGAAGGTGCTCACGAGATGGATAACCACTTTGCTTCAACTGAGTTTGAAAGTAACATTCCAGTCATCCTTGCGCTTATCGGTATTTGGTACAACAACTTCCACGGCGCTGAGTCAGAAGCTATCCTACCTTACGATCAATACATGCACCGTTTTGCTGCTTACTTCCAGCAAGGTAACATGGAATCGAACGGTAAGTTTGTAGACCGTGAAGGTAACCCAGTAGAGTACCAAACCGGTCCTATCATCTGGGGTGAGCCGGGTACAAACGGCCAGCACGCGTTCTACCAACTGATTCACCAAGGCACTAAGCTGATCCCATCAGACTTTATTGCGCCTGCTATCAGCCACAACCCAGCCTCTGATCACCATCAGAAGCTGATGTCTAACTTCTTTGCTCAAACTGAAGCACTAGCATTCGGTAAGACAAAAGAGACAGTAGAAGCTGAATTCCTAGCGGCAGGCAAAACGGCTGAAGAAGTGGCAGAACTGGTACCTTTCAAAGTGTTTGAAGGTAACCGCCCAACAAACTCAATTCTTGTTAAGCAAATCAACCCTCGCTCTTTAGGTAACCTAATTGCGATGTACGAGCACAAGATCTTTGTTCAAGGCGTTATCTGGAACATCTTCAGCTTCGACCAATGGGGCGTAGAACTTGGTAAGCAACTAGCAAACCAAATTCTTCCAGAGCTTGCTGACGATGCTCAAGTAACGTCTCACGACAGCTCAACGAACGGCCTAATCAACGCATTTAAAGCGCTTAAAGCTTAA
- a CDS encoding secondary thiamine-phosphate synthase enzyme YjbQ, translating into MWIQKTIHLNARKRGFHLITDEIEQQIHDIGSLSVGLLHLFIQHTSASLTLNENADPTVRGDMESHFNKFVPERAPYYRHTYEGDDDMPAHIKASTLGTSVTIPITNGRLALGIWQGIYLGEHRDCGGSRTVIATIQGE; encoded by the coding sequence ATGTGGATTCAGAAGACTATACACCTAAATGCGCGAAAGCGTGGATTTCATCTCATTACTGATGAAATTGAACAACAGATACACGATATTGGCTCTCTATCCGTTGGTTTATTACATCTCTTTATTCAACATACCTCTGCCAGCCTCACGCTAAACGAAAACGCAGACCCAACGGTGCGTGGCGATATGGAATCGCATTTCAATAAGTTTGTTCCCGAGCGCGCGCCCTACTATAGACACACTTATGAAGGCGATGATGATATGCCTGCCCACATTAAAGCATCGACACTTGGCACCAGTGTAACAATTCCCATCACCAACGGTCGTTTAGCTTTAGGAATATGGCAGGGTATTTACTTAGGTGAACATCGAGATTGTGGTGGGAGCCGCACTGTCATTGCTACAATCCAAGGCGAATAA